CAAGGAAAAGAGTTTTTCTTTAATAATCAATTGTTACCCTATGCCTTAGCGGGGGCATTTCCACAATTAGAAACGGGTACTCAAATTCAATCTCGGTTAACAAATATCAGCGATCGCGCGATTTATGCTTTATTATTAGGGGTAGATTCTGGAGCTAATCCGATCGCCTTCTATTCTCCTGATTCCTCGGCAGTTCCCGATCCCTCCCAAAGTATTCAACCATTACAAGAGTTGAAAATTTCCCCAAGGGAAGAGCGGGTGATTCCTAAAAACAAAGCCTCTTATAATTGGACAGTTACAGGCCCTGCTGGCTTATCAGAAATCTATATCATTGGCAGCACTCAGCCTTTTACAAAAACTCTCAATCTCCTATCTCAAATTCCCCAATCTAAGGGAGAAGGGGAACGCATTATTGATCTCCCTGAACCCCTAAAAGTGGTACAAGCCCTACAAGAAGACTTGGCAGCTGCTAGTAATGTTGAGAGCGAACTTATCAATTCTGGTAGTAACTCTTATGCGTTAGATGTCAATTGTTGGGCAACTTTGAGCTTTGTTTACCAAGTGGTTTAATATTGTTAGTCCTTTGTCATTTGTCCTTTGTCATTTGTGCAGGAGTGACTAATGACCAATAACTAGGGATTAAAATTCCTTCTGGTATTCCTCTAAGATCTCCATAAGATCACTAAGGGCTATTTGAGGTACTAAGTCAAGTAAGGGTAATTGGGTTTTGCCGCCACCAAGCTTAACAGAAATTTGCTTAAGAACTGTTTTTACTTGTTCTTCAGTAATACTTTTATCTTCGAGGAGGGAATAAAGCTGTTCAGCAACAGTAGTGTGAAGATGGGCATCAGAGAGATACAGATGCCATTTGGCAACATCAATGTAAACTTTATCGCCAATTTCTGCGGCGAGGCGTTCAA
This window of the Euhalothece natronophila Z-M001 genome carries:
- a CDS encoding DUF3181 family protein, producing the protein MANSNSTQAIERLAAEIGDKVYIDVAKWHLYLSDAHLHTTVAEQLYSLLEDKSITEEQVKTVLKQISVKLGGGKTQLPLLDLVPQIALSDLMEILEEYQKEF